Proteins from one Mycobacterium adipatum genomic window:
- a CDS encoding acyl-ACP desaturase — MSQDLPDVQLLRELEPVVEKNINRHLAMRKDWNPHDYIPWSDGKNFYALGGQDWDPEQSKLSEVAQTAMVQNLLTEDNLPSYHREIAMNFTMDGPWGWWVNRWTAEENRHGIALRDYLLVTRAIDPVELEELRVEQVTRGFSPGQNQQGDLFASTLFDSVVYVTFQELATRVSHRNTGKACEETVADQLLGRISADENLHMIFYRDVSAAGLDLVPNQAMKSLHRVLRNFKMPGYTVPEFRRKAVTIAVGGVYDPRIHLEDVVMPVLKKWRIFEREDFSGEGARLRDDLGELVKELEDTCEKFEVAKERRLERERKVAEKKAMKNLLVTSSAAS; from the coding sequence GTGTCGCAAGACCTACCCGACGTGCAACTGCTGCGCGAGCTCGAACCTGTCGTCGAGAAGAACATCAACCGGCACCTCGCCATGCGCAAGGACTGGAATCCGCACGACTACATCCCGTGGTCGGACGGCAAGAACTTCTACGCCCTCGGCGGGCAGGACTGGGACCCCGAACAGTCCAAGCTGTCCGAGGTCGCCCAGACCGCGATGGTGCAGAACCTGCTCACCGAGGACAACCTGCCCTCGTATCACCGCGAGATCGCGATGAACTTCACCATGGACGGCCCGTGGGGCTGGTGGGTGAACCGCTGGACCGCCGAGGAGAACCGGCACGGGATCGCCCTGCGCGACTACCTGCTGGTCACCCGCGCCATCGATCCCGTCGAGCTGGAAGAGCTGCGCGTCGAGCAGGTCACCCGCGGCTTCTCCCCCGGCCAGAACCAGCAGGGCGACCTCTTTGCCTCGACCCTGTTCGATTCGGTGGTCTACGTGACGTTCCAGGAGCTGGCCACCCGCGTCTCGCACCGCAACACCGGTAAGGCCTGCGAGGAAACCGTCGCCGACCAGTTGCTGGGCCGGATCTCCGCCGACGAGAACCTGCACATGATCTTCTACCGCGACGTCAGCGCCGCCGGTCTGGATCTGGTGCCCAACCAGGCGATGAAATCCCTGCACCGGGTGCTGCGCAACTTCAAGATGCCCGGATACACCGTGCCGGAGTTCCGCCGCAAGGCCGTGACCATCGCCGTCGGCGGTGTGTACGACCCGCGCATCCACCTCGAAGACGTCGTGATGCCCGTGCTCAAGAAGTGGCGCATCTTCGAGCGTGAGGATTTCTCCGGCGAGGGCGCCCGGTTGCGCGACGACCTCGGCGAGCTGGTCAAGGAGCTCGAGGACACCTGCGAGAAGTTCGAGGTGGCCAAGGAGCGCCGCCTGGAGCGTGAGCGCAAGGTCGCCGAGAAGAAGGCCATGAAGAACCTGTTGGTGACGTCATCGGCAGCCTCCTAG
- a CDS encoding TetR/AcrR family transcriptional regulator — MSSGQRRGRWSGVPLQDRQTLRRSELVAAGVALLGGAAGPALTVRAVCREAGLTERYFYESFTDRDEFVRAVYDDVCATAMKALMSSETPRDAVEAFVTLMVDDPSRGRVLLLAPEREPVLTKSGAEWMPSFIALLQHKLTEITDPALQAMVATGLVGALTALFTAYLNGRLTATREQFVDYCTDMLLSRAAAR; from the coding sequence GTGTCGTCCGGTCAACGACGCGGCCGATGGTCCGGCGTCCCCCTGCAGGACCGCCAGACACTGCGCCGCAGCGAACTCGTCGCCGCCGGGGTCGCCCTGCTCGGCGGGGCGGCCGGCCCGGCCCTGACGGTGCGCGCGGTCTGCCGCGAAGCGGGACTGACCGAGCGGTACTTCTACGAGAGCTTCACCGACCGTGACGAATTTGTCCGCGCCGTCTATGACGACGTGTGCGCCACCGCGATGAAGGCCCTGATGTCCTCGGAGACACCGCGCGATGCCGTCGAGGCGTTCGTGACGCTGATGGTCGACGACCCCAGCCGCGGCCGGGTGCTCCTGCTGGCCCCCGAGCGCGAACCGGTACTCACGAAATCCGGCGCCGAGTGGATGCCCAGCTTCATCGCCCTGCTGCAGCACAAGCTCACCGAGATCACCGATCCCGCGCTGCAGGCGATGGTGGCCACCGGCCTGGTCGGCGCGCTGACCGCACTGTTCACCGCCTACCTGAACGGACGCCTGACCGCGACCCGCGAGCAGTTCGTCGACTACTGCACCGACATGCTGCTCAGCCGCGCGGCCGCCCGCTGA
- a CDS encoding oxygenase MpaB family protein → MLLTGTGSSPVTQDTSETCPVTSASAEVAAGCPVSTGGYDAPAMPLGPDSLTWRYFGQWTGLFQGTWAGSMQNMHPQLGAAVEEHSIFFIERIPRLLRSIYPIGGVVFDGGRAPKTGAEVRDYHIGIKGVDKQGRRYSALNPDVFYWAHATFFKSTLLAAEKFGGGISLADKRQLFDEHVAWYRMYGMSMRPVPKSWEEFEQYWDHMCRNVLENNYAAREVMDLSTMPKHPSLQWIPDPLWALNLKIMQRFLTFMTVALYDQPVRDLMGYTWTPRQQWLHDRLCNVITFAGKVAPKRWLMHPRKRSAVDRATGRLPADAPLVQTPARNLPPLEYRGQPQFYCPEVG, encoded by the coding sequence ATGCTTCTGACAGGGACGGGAAGTTCGCCAGTGACTCAAGATACGTCCGAGACGTGCCCGGTGACCAGCGCATCAGCAGAGGTGGCGGCGGGCTGCCCGGTGAGCACCGGCGGCTACGACGCTCCGGCGATGCCGCTCGGTCCGGACTCGCTGACCTGGAGATACTTCGGTCAGTGGACCGGACTGTTCCAGGGCACCTGGGCCGGTTCGATGCAGAACATGCATCCGCAACTCGGCGCGGCGGTCGAGGAACACTCGATTTTCTTCATCGAGCGGATTCCGCGCCTGCTGCGCTCGATCTACCCGATCGGCGGTGTGGTGTTCGACGGAGGCCGCGCGCCCAAGACCGGTGCCGAGGTCCGCGATTACCACATCGGGATCAAGGGCGTGGACAAGCAGGGGCGCCGGTACAGCGCGCTGAACCCCGATGTCTTCTACTGGGCGCACGCGACGTTCTTCAAATCCACCCTGCTGGCCGCCGAGAAGTTCGGCGGCGGCATCTCGTTGGCCGACAAGCGTCAGCTGTTCGACGAGCACGTCGCCTGGTACCGGATGTACGGGATGAGCATGCGTCCGGTGCCCAAATCCTGGGAAGAGTTCGAACAGTACTGGGATCACATGTGCCGCAACGTGTTGGAGAACAACTACGCCGCGCGCGAGGTGATGGATCTGTCGACCATGCCCAAACACCCCTCGCTGCAGTGGATTCCGGATCCGCTCTGGGCGCTCAACCTCAAGATCATGCAGCGCTTCCTGACGTTCATGACCGTCGCCCTCTACGACCAGCCGGTGCGCGACCTGATGGGCTACACCTGGACTCCGCGCCAGCAGTGGCTGCACGATCGGCTCTGCAATGTCATCACGTTCGCCGGCAAGGTGGCGCCCAAGCGCTGGCTGATGCACCCGCGCAAGCGTTCCGCGGTGGACCGGGCCACCGGCCGCCTGCCTGCCGATGCTCCGCTGGTGCAGACCCCGGCGCGCAACCTGCCGCCGCTCGAATACCGTGGCCAGCCCCAGTTCTATTGCCCCGAGGTGGGGTAG
- a CDS encoding serine/threonine-protein kinase → MQGPEMLGGRYELRGVLGRGGMAEVREGWDTRLGRAVAIKLMDPALTALPENRRRFEAEARAAARLSHPHIVAVHDSGEHNGTPYIVMERLSGRTVADLIAAGPMPLAQIRSLLGDVLSALSAAHAAGIVHRDIKPANILLTDTGVPKVADFGIAKSPDSGHTATGLVIGTLGYLSPQRLAGRPATAADDLYAVGVLAFEALTGRVPAPQENLAAVRPDIEPALASVVQRAMAADPRARFADADQMRAALFAGRPQTLFLDQPLPDPATAYLPVPTPPRRRRTMLGVIGAVLAVLVLVIAFVVDTASRSGTPAPVSTTTTQAPTTTTTVTPSTATPTTPIVQQPVPPPGRGNGGEKKGENGKGPKPKRGDGG, encoded by the coding sequence ATGCAGGGGCCCGAAATGCTCGGCGGCCGCTACGAACTGCGCGGTGTCCTCGGGCGCGGTGGTATGGCGGAGGTCCGTGAGGGCTGGGACACCCGGCTCGGCCGCGCGGTGGCGATCAAGCTGATGGACCCCGCGCTGACCGCGCTGCCGGAGAACCGCCGGCGCTTCGAGGCCGAGGCCCGCGCCGCGGCGCGTCTCAGCCACCCCCACATCGTCGCGGTGCACGACAGCGGTGAGCACAATGGCACGCCGTACATCGTCATGGAACGCCTGAGCGGGCGCACCGTGGCCGACCTGATCGCAGCCGGGCCGATGCCGCTCGCGCAGATCCGGTCCCTGCTCGGCGATGTGCTCTCGGCGTTGTCGGCGGCCCATGCGGCGGGCATCGTGCACCGCGATATCAAGCCGGCCAACATCCTGCTCACCGATACCGGCGTGCCCAAGGTCGCCGACTTCGGCATCGCCAAGAGTCCGGACTCCGGCCACACCGCGACCGGCCTGGTGATCGGCACGCTCGGCTATCTCAGCCCGCAGCGCCTGGCGGGACGACCCGCCACGGCCGCCGATGACCTCTACGCCGTCGGGGTGTTGGCGTTCGAGGCGCTCACCGGTCGGGTGCCCGCACCGCAGGAGAACCTGGCGGCCGTACGCCCGGATATCGAGCCCGCCCTGGCCTCGGTGGTGCAGCGCGCGATGGCCGCCGATCCGCGTGCCCGATTCGCCGACGCCGACCAGATGCGCGCCGCACTCTTCGCGGGGCGGCCGCAGACGTTGTTCCTGGACCAACCGCTGCCGGATCCGGCGACCGCCTACCTGCCGGTGCCGACGCCGCCCCGTCGCCGCCGCACCATGCTCGGTGTCATCGGTGCCGTGCTGGCCGTCCTGGTGCTCGTCATCGCCTTCGTGGTGGATACCGCGTCGCGCTCCGGCACGCCGGCGCCGGTGAGCACCACGACGACGCAGGCGCCCACCACCACGACGACGGTCACCCCGAGCACGGCCACCCCGACCACCCCGATCGTCCAGCAGCCGGTGCCACCGCCGGGCCGCGGCAACGGTGGGGAGAAGAAAGGGGAAAACGGCAAGGGCCCGAAGCCCAAGCGCGGTGACGGCGGGTAG